The following proteins come from a genomic window of Nicotiana tomentosiformis chromosome 12, ASM39032v3, whole genome shotgun sequence:
- the LOC138902873 gene encoding uncharacterized protein, whose product MDNISLIGKCVWKYAKSYDVKVGRVIKKGNFPLPAAAQPPTDPEDIDEYTDEQMVVVQVNTKVRNLLYNAISGEEYEKISSCDTTKEMWDKLEVTYEGTSKVKETHINILVHDYELFQMKEGESIEEMFARFSKIISDLKAFGKPYSSGDQVRKNLRSLPTTWQTKVVTLKS is encoded by the coding sequence ATGGACAACATTTCTCTCATTGGAAAGTGCGTATGGAAATACGCAAAGTCTTATGATGTCAAGGTCGGGCGAGTTATCAAAAAGGGGAACTTTCCTCTGCCGGCTGCTGCTCAACCACCTACTGATCCTGAAGATATAGATGAATATACTGATGAACAAATGGTAGTTGTGCAAGTTAATACTAAAGTAAGGAATCTGCTTTATAATGCTATAAGTGGTGAGGAATATGAGAAAATCTCCAGTTGCGATACAACCAAAGAGATGTGGGATAAACTTGAAGTTACTTATGAAGGAACCAGTAAAGTGAAAGAAACCCATATCAACATATTGGTTCATGACTACGAACTCTTCCAGATGAAAGAAGGAGAATCCATTGAAGAGATGTTTGCCAGATTTAGCAAAATCATTAGCGATCTAAAAGCTTTTGGCAAACCATACTCAAGTGGTGATCAAGTTAGGAAAAATTTGAGAAGTTTACCCACTACTTGGCAGACAAAAGTGGTTACACTTAAATCATAG
- the LOC104086864 gene encoding uncharacterized protein yields the protein MDEMRGSTVTLIQNSVPINISATTTTTIVSNYGSNSSFFTNYPLVSALLAFALAQSAKLFTSWYKERHWDLKQLVGSGGMPSSHTSTVTALATAVGLQEGFGGSLFATALVLACVVMYDATGVRLQAGRQAEVLNQIVCELPAGHPLADSIPLRELLGHTPPQVVAGGFLGLATATIVWLITGSGH from the exons ATGGATGAGATGAGGGGTTCAACAGTGACATTGATCCAAAACTCAGTCCCCATCAACATATCAGCTACTACTACCACCACAATTGTGTCTAATTATGGTTCTAATTCTTCCTTTTTTACAAATTATCCCCTGGTCTCTGCTCTTCTTGCTTTTGCTCTTGCACAATCCGCCAAGCTCTTCACTTCTTG GTACAAGGAGAGACATTGGGATCTGAAGCAACTCGTTGGATCTGGTGGGATGCCATCATCTCATACATCAACCGTGACTGCTTTAGCCACGGCTGTTGGTTTGCAAGAGGGCTTTGGAGGATCGCTCTTTGCTACTGCATTAGTTTTAGCATGTGTG GTGATGTATGATGCCACAGGTGTAAGATTGCAGGCTGGACGTCAAGCGGAG GTTCTGAACCAAATTGTGTGTGAACTTCCTGCTGGACATCCTCTTGCAGATAGCATACCACTACGTGAACTCCTTGGTCACACTCCTCCTCAG GTTGTTGCCGGTGGATTCTTGGGGTTGGCAACAGCAACGATCGTTTGGTTGATCACGGGCTCTGGACATTAG